One genomic window of Roseateles sp. DAIF2 includes the following:
- a CDS encoding metallophosphoesterase, translated as MKISKTTSSALLGMTMLLAACGGGGDGVPAPAPEPAPPAVKALSVGVLPDTQGGGSNVSVHPMRALLELYKQQKVDVVLVVGDLAENGSAAEYRQWREVAEAYKPFMTFLPIMGNHDNKGMDQDWHDLVADFIPADAEHMAGARNKNYALLRKGVLLINISYGWMPFAYDFVEQTILKHKAQARHIVLQTHNSFVGNKYGLLRERIVEGYKSEEGDVAFKGVYEKYRKLLADHDVVYVSGHEHLYARSLIRDPAQRNFMQIVSGSASYKGYENRFGEHELVQNTLMLKARTEATGTLDVNASILDFRDDVLDFKAWYAEHSVMKNEDGPKELAQPRWQLFDRFRRSAARCEKLVYPASFPSEIQRNNAYDTSYRSSACPSPQGLVARVLDGENLSFNRHDTRSRSMSAEPGKTEAANNRELLSLMQRHMFIAHESWRPNLNNSQRARLVNIGQADEEVEVRATTIDLKKQLILAWEPRTESLQSEVLSVSGTAGQGGTYIDPYGRAKDIATAAGLPGSLGDGSEAGKRPVQLPAAASKGWTLDGEGQGDRYVLEFGLPKDVKPEQVLLARQDGAGRWQALAQAGCLSTRPYAAAYLLTAPADVSGTCAAAPAIVGFDAARKTFWARVSQEGRFALVARP; from the coding sequence ATGAAGATCAGCAAAACGACGAGCAGCGCGCTCCTGGGCATGACCATGCTGCTGGCGGCCTGCGGGGGTGGCGGCGACGGGGTGCCGGCACCCGCGCCCGAGCCCGCACCACCTGCGGTCAAGGCCTTGAGCGTGGGTGTGTTGCCCGATACCCAGGGCGGCGGCTCCAATGTATCGGTCCATCCGATGCGCGCGCTGCTGGAGCTGTACAAGCAGCAGAAGGTCGATGTGGTGCTGGTGGTCGGCGACCTGGCCGAGAACGGCTCGGCGGCCGAGTACCGCCAATGGCGCGAGGTGGCCGAGGCCTACAAGCCCTTCATGACCTTTTTGCCCATCATGGGCAACCATGACAACAAGGGCATGGACCAGGACTGGCATGACCTGGTGGCCGACTTCATTCCCGCGGACGCCGAACATATGGCCGGCGCGCGCAACAAGAACTATGCGCTGCTGCGCAAGGGCGTGCTGCTGATCAACATCTCCTACGGCTGGATGCCCTTCGCCTACGACTTCGTCGAGCAGACCATCCTCAAGCACAAGGCACAGGCGCGCCATATCGTGCTGCAGACCCACAACTCCTTTGTCGGCAACAAGTACGGCCTGCTGCGTGAGCGCATTGTCGAGGGCTACAAGTCGGAAGAGGGCGATGTCGCCTTCAAGGGCGTGTACGAGAAGTACCGCAAGCTGCTCGCCGACCACGACGTGGTCTATGTGTCGGGCCATGAGCATCTGTATGCGCGCAGCCTGATCCGCGATCCGGCCCAGCGCAACTTCATGCAGATCGTCTCCGGCAGCGCCTCCTACAAGGGCTATGAGAACCGCTTCGGCGAGCATGAGCTGGTGCAGAACACGCTGATGCTGAAGGCCCGCACCGAGGCCACGGGAACGCTGGACGTGAATGCCTCCATCCTCGACTTCAGGGACGACGTGCTGGACTTCAAGGCCTGGTATGCCGAGCACAGCGTGATGAAGAACGAGGACGGCCCCAAGGAACTGGCCCAGCCCAGGTGGCAGCTGTTCGACCGCTTCCGCCGCAGCGCGGCGCGCTGCGAAAAGCTGGTCTACCCGGCCAGCTTTCCCAGCGAGATCCAGCGCAACAACGCCTATGACACCAGCTACCGCAGCAGCGCCTGCCCCTCGCCGCAGGGCCTGGTGGCACGGGTGCTGGACGGCGAGAACCTCAGCTTCAACCGCCACGACACGCGCAGCCGCAGCATGAGCGCCGAGCCCGGCAAGACCGAGGCGGCCAACAACCGCGAGCTGCTGTCGCTGATGCAGCGCCATATGTTCATCGCCCATGAGAGCTGGCGGCCGAATCTGAACAACAGCCAGCGTGCGCGCCTGGTGAACATCGGCCAGGCCGACGAGGAGGTCGAGGTGCGCGCCACCACCATCGACCTGAAGAAGCAACTGATTCTGGCCTGGGAGCCCAGGACCGAGAGCCTGCAGTCCGAGGTGTTGAGCGTCAGCGGCACGGCAGGTCAGGGCGGCACCTACATCGATCCCTACGGCCGTGCCAAGGACATCGCCACCGCGGCCGGCTTGCCCGGCTCGCTGGGCGATGGCAGCGAGGCCGGCAAGCGGCCGGTGCAATTGCCGGCCGCGGCGAGCAAGGGGTGGACGCTGGACGGCGAGGGCCAGGGCGATCGCTATGTGCTGGAGTTCGGCCTGCCCAAGGACGTCAAGCCCGAACAGGTCCTGCTGGCGCGCCAGGACGGTGCCGGCCGCTGGCAGGCGTTGGCACAGGCCGGCTGCCTCAGTACCAGGCCCTATGCCGCGGCCTATCTGCTGACGGCGCCGGCCGACGTGAGCGGGACCTGCGCCGCGGCGCCGGCCATCGTCGGTTTCGATGCGGCCAGGAAGACCTTCTGGGCGCGCGTATCCCAGGAGGGCCGCTTCGCGCTGGTGGCGCGGCCCTGA
- a CDS encoding spore coat U domain-containing protein: MSPRTTTIHTPFLRPLLLLGLLLGLAGPARAVCTLVCSCSVTTTTLAFGSYNPLAFGNTDSSGTVRVQCGGVIGLLIPYEVTMSTGSSGSYAIRKLKFGAHTLDYNLYTDATYTAVLGDGTTGGTQKISSSVTLDLAGLSPPQIHWVYGRLAGRQLGAAPGAYSDSLTATLTYY, translated from the coding sequence ATGAGCCCAAGGACGACGACGATCCACACCCCCTTCCTGCGGCCACTGCTGCTGCTGGGCCTGCTGCTGGGCCTGGCCGGGCCGGCGCGGGCCGTGTGCACGTTGGTCTGCAGCTGCAGCGTCACCACCACCACCCTGGCCTTCGGCAGCTACAACCCGCTGGCCTTCGGCAACACCGACAGCAGCGGCACCGTGCGCGTCCAGTGCGGCGGCGTGATCGGGCTCCTGATCCCCTATGAGGTGACGATGAGCACCGGCAGCAGCGGCAGCTACGCCATCCGCAAGCTGAAGTTCGGCGCCCACACGCTGGACTACAACCTCTACACCGACGCTACCTACACCGCGGTGCTGGGCGACGGCACGACCGGCGGCACGCAGAAGATCAGCAGCAGCGTCACCTTGGACCTGGCGGGGCTGTCGCCGCCGCAGATCCACTGGGTCTACGGCCGCCTGGCCGGGCGTCAGCTGGGCGCCGCGCCGGGCGCCTACAGCGACTCGCTCACCGCGACACTGACCTACTACTGA
- a CDS encoding fimbria/pilus outer membrane usher protein has translation MRRGPEAILILLFLNLLLPIRMGRAAESALPPLASSPELARALAEIQQRAQLGETLLLGLRINGVPQPQTLRAVRLPDGLAIPQTMWESLNLKLPIRSPRMIDGELHVLLGDGFSWQIEEATQTLLIELPASAFRAQSLALEAAAQRPTLPARLGLLANYDLQWQRRLSGPAGSGAGTLDGLLELGALTRRGDLNQLMLYRDGGRLLRLETRWTLDRPQNMTRLRIGDTVGQPGAWGRALRLGGVQWGTDFALRPGFLSFPLPTLRGETALPSTLDVYVNNSQRLQGRLQAGAFDISDLPLITGQGEIRTVVRDLLGREQVIVQPYYVSPALLKPGLRAWSLELGRLREDYGTHSNRYGAALLSATERRGISESFTRELRAELQRSQQTLGATGIWLWPRLGTANGSLALSRSQQRGRGWLLAAGLDRQARDWSGSLQFQRVSAGFAQAGDMRSPDAITGAPPSRREDARWNLSAAVGTSWAGHALGLSYVRQDDRLLAQPTKLLSLNWGRDLGGWGYLSLVALRDLAGNGATTIALAWNHALGERSSAGIALTRNRAPPESGGDSQQLQVQVQQNPPLGRGLGYQLLAESGQQRRQMVQSYWQGERFVFNGGVARLGRQTEARAGLSGGLAWMDGSVYTSRRIDGGFVVVQVADYPGIGVLHDNHEVARTDARGRAFIGGLRGYQSNRVAINATDLPYDAELEILELRLIPAARSAALIEFPVTRSRSASFRLVDATGAPLPPGSELQVQGQSRLFVVGLDGRAFVGGLAPGANRVRARWPEGQCSVILQLPSDTAELPELGQLRCLETR, from the coding sequence ATGAGGCGCGGCCCTGAGGCCATACTGATCCTGCTGTTCCTGAACCTGCTCCTCCCGATCCGGATGGGCAGGGCGGCCGAGTCCGCCCTGCCCCCGCTGGCCAGCAGCCCCGAGCTGGCGCGCGCGCTGGCCGAGATCCAGCAACGCGCCCAGCTCGGCGAGACCCTGCTGCTGGGCCTGCGCATCAACGGCGTGCCGCAGCCGCAGACCCTGCGCGCGGTGCGCCTGCCCGACGGCCTGGCGATCCCGCAGACCATGTGGGAGAGCCTGAATCTGAAGCTGCCGATCCGCTCGCCGCGCATGATCGACGGCGAGCTGCACGTGCTGCTGGGCGACGGCTTCTCCTGGCAGATCGAGGAGGCCACCCAGACCCTGCTGATCGAGTTGCCGGCCTCGGCCTTCCGCGCCCAGAGCCTGGCGCTGGAGGCCGCGGCCCAGCGCCCGACCCTGCCGGCACGCCTGGGCCTGCTGGCCAACTACGACCTGCAATGGCAGCGCCGCCTGTCCGGCCCGGCCGGCAGCGGCGCCGGCACCCTGGACGGGCTGCTCGAGCTGGGTGCGCTGACCCGGCGCGGCGACCTGAACCAGCTGATGCTGTACCGCGATGGCGGCCGGCTGCTGCGCCTGGAGACGCGCTGGACCCTGGACCGGCCGCAGAACATGACCCGGCTGCGCATCGGCGACACGGTCGGCCAGCCCGGCGCCTGGGGCCGCGCGCTGCGCCTGGGCGGCGTTCAATGGGGCACCGATTTCGCGCTGCGGCCGGGCTTCCTGAGCTTCCCGCTGCCGACCCTGCGCGGCGAGACCGCCCTGCCCTCGACCCTGGATGTCTATGTCAACAACAGTCAGCGCCTGCAGGGCCGGCTGCAGGCCGGCGCCTTCGACATCTCGGACCTGCCGCTGATCACCGGCCAGGGCGAGATCCGGACGGTGGTGCGCGACCTGCTGGGCCGCGAACAGGTGATCGTCCAGCCCTACTACGTCAGCCCTGCGCTGCTGAAGCCGGGCCTGCGCGCCTGGAGCCTGGAGCTGGGCCGGCTGCGCGAGGACTACGGCACGCACAGCAACCGCTATGGCGCGGCCCTGCTCAGCGCCACCGAGCGCCGCGGCATCAGCGAGAGCTTCACCCGCGAGTTGCGCGCCGAACTGCAGCGCTCGCAGCAGACCCTGGGCGCCACCGGCATCTGGCTCTGGCCGCGCCTGGGCACCGCCAACGGCTCGCTGGCGCTGAGCCGCAGCCAGCAGCGCGGGCGCGGCTGGCTGCTGGCCGCCGGGCTGGACCGGCAGGCGCGCGACTGGAGCGGCAGCCTGCAGTTCCAGCGCGTCAGCGCCGGCTTCGCCCAGGCCGGCGATATGCGCAGCCCCGACGCGATCACCGGCGCGCCGCCGAGCCGCCGCGAGGACGCGCGCTGGAACCTGTCGGCCGCGGTCGGCACCAGCTGGGCCGGCCATGCGCTGGGCCTGTCCTATGTGCGCCAGGACGACCGCCTGCTGGCCCAGCCGACCAAGCTGCTGAGCCTCAACTGGGGCCGCGACCTGGGCGGCTGGGGCTATCTGAGCCTGGTGGCGCTGCGCGACCTGGCCGGCAACGGCGCCACCACGATCGCGCTGGCCTGGAACCATGCGCTGGGCGAGCGCAGCAGCGCCGGCATCGCCCTGACCCGCAACCGCGCGCCGCCCGAGTCCGGCGGCGACAGCCAGCAGCTGCAGGTCCAGGTGCAGCAGAACCCGCCGCTGGGCCGCGGCCTGGGCTACCAGTTGCTGGCGGAGAGCGGCCAGCAGCGCCGCCAGATGGTGCAGAGCTACTGGCAGGGCGAGCGCTTCGTCTTCAACGGCGGCGTCGCCCGCCTGGGGCGCCAGACCGAGGCGCGCGCCGGCCTGTCGGGCGGCCTGGCCTGGATGGACGGCTCCGTCTATACCAGCCGGCGCATCGACGGCGGCTTCGTCGTCGTGCAGGTGGCCGACTATCCGGGCATCGGGGTGCTGCACGACAACCATGAGGTGGCGCGCACCGATGCGCGCGGCCGCGCCTTCATCGGCGGGCTGCGCGGCTACCAGAGCAACCGGGTCGCGATCAATGCGACCGACCTGCCCTACGACGCCGAGCTGGAGATCCTGGAGCTGCGCCTGATCCCGGCCGCGCGCAGCGCCGCGCTGATCGAGTTCCCGGTCACGCGCAGCCGCAGCGCGAGCTTTCGCCTGGTCGACGCCACCGGCGCGCCGCTGCCGCCCGGCAGCGAGCTGCAGGTGCAGGGCCAGAGCCGGCTGTTCGTCGTCGGCCTGGACGGGCGCGCCTTCGTCGGTGGCCTGGCCCCCGGCGCCAACCGGGTGCGCGCGCGCTGGCCGGAGGGCCAGTGCAGCGTGATACTGCAACTGCCGAGCGACACCGCGGAGCTGCCCGAGCTGGGCCAGCTGCGCTGCCTGGAGACGCGATGA
- a CDS encoding molecular chaperone: MKRLIHRLLLPWLLLIPWLAQAADVSLMPVNVRLDRLNDRATVQVTNNGAEPVVMQADAIAWTRVEGKDVDGPTSDIIVNPPIFTVQPGQTQVLRVGLRRAQELQQEATYRMVLREIPMPRLSDVGQMAGTVRVLVALRVPVYVAPARVLRDERWSLRRESNGDMVASVTNSGNVHLRVSELRLHGEGAQGRPLALQGSNAVIFPGEERSFRLQAGGGTPSRLEVMTDRGLQQVALNEARP, from the coding sequence ATGAAGCGTCTGATCCACCGCCTGCTGCTGCCCTGGCTGCTGCTGATCCCCTGGCTGGCGCAGGCCGCCGATGTCAGCCTGATGCCGGTCAACGTCCGGCTCGACCGCCTCAACGACCGCGCCACCGTGCAGGTCACCAACAACGGCGCCGAGCCGGTGGTGATGCAGGCCGACGCGATCGCCTGGACCCGGGTCGAGGGCAAGGATGTCGACGGCCCGACCAGCGACATCATCGTCAACCCGCCGATCTTCACCGTGCAGCCGGGCCAGACCCAGGTGCTGCGCGTCGGCCTGCGCCGCGCCCAGGAGCTGCAGCAGGAGGCCACCTACCGCATGGTGCTGCGCGAGATCCCGATGCCGCGCCTGTCCGACGTCGGCCAGATGGCCGGCACGGTGCGGGTGCTGGTGGCGCTGCGGGTGCCGGTCTATGTGGCGCCGGCCAGGGTGCTGCGCGACGAACGCTGGAGCCTGCGCCGCGAGTCCAACGGCGACATGGTGGCCAGCGTCACCAACAGCGGCAATGTGCATCTGCGGGTCTCCGAGCTGCGCCTGCACGGCGAGGGCGCGCAGGGCAGGCCGCTGGCGCTGCAGGGCTCGAACGCCGTCATCTTCCCCGGCGAGGAGCGCAGCTTCCGCCTGCAGGCCGGCGGCGGCACGCCCAGCCGGCTCGAGGTCATGACCGATCGCGGCCTGCAGCAGGTAGCGCTGAATGAGGCGCGGCCCTGA
- a CDS encoding spore coat U domain-containing protein produces MNIRIAPLLAALAAASLALSAQATTTTNTFQVTATVISACTVSGAALNFGSSIDPLATATPLDSSSTLSVVCTNTTPYTVALDAGQNAGGAANFTSRAMKSGSNLLGYQLYLDNGRSTVWGNGTGSSTHSGTGTGSTQSLTIYGRLPSLANVIPGAYTDTVTVTVSY; encoded by the coding sequence ATGAACATCCGCATCGCCCCCCTGCTCGCGGCCCTGGCCGCCGCCTCCCTGGCCCTGTCGGCCCAGGCCACCACCACCACCAACACCTTCCAGGTCACGGCCACCGTGATCAGCGCCTGCACCGTCTCCGGCGCCGCGCTGAACTTCGGCAGCAGCATCGACCCGCTGGCCACCGCCACCCCGCTGGATTCCAGCTCGACCCTGAGCGTCGTCTGCACCAACACCACGCCCTACACCGTGGCGCTGGACGCGGGCCAGAACGCCGGCGGCGCGGCCAACTTCACCAGCCGCGCGATGAAGAGCGGCTCCAACCTGCTGGGCTACCAGCTCTACCTGGACAACGGCCGCTCCACCGTCTGGGGCAACGGCACCGGTTCCAGCACCCACAGCGGCACCGGCACCGGCAGCACCCAGAGCCTGACGATCTACGGCCGCCTGCCCTCGCTGGCGAACGTGATACCCGGCGCCTATACCGATACCGTGACCGTCACCGTCAGCTACTGA
- a CDS encoding diguanylate cyclase domain-containing protein: MNVFLVEDSPSIRRLLVRRLETLPGVNVVGEANGQEQALALIDWLKPDTVLLDLSLASGSGLQVLARLRRSGFMGRVMVLTAQALDAYRQACEDAGADGFYDKASGLDNLFDDLANLVGIEREAGPKTAPAMLLRDGLTGIYSQSALIERLDQATKMAARDDQELAVYVLMLRGLNALREAQGETGVDSVMRETAARLAQCSTPADVLARHAEDQFSLVLTRVESAAEAALFAQRLNTLMGQPFEIKGLQLSMPSELGVALFPRDAISARALLTLAEADAYGTQQPRPGSAFTQ, translated from the coding sequence ATGAATGTCTTTCTCGTCGAGGATTCGCCCTCCATCCGGCGCCTGCTGGTGCGCCGCCTTGAGACCCTGCCCGGCGTCAACGTGGTCGGCGAGGCGAACGGCCAGGAACAGGCCCTGGCCCTGATCGATTGGCTCAAGCCGGACACCGTGCTGCTGGACCTGTCGCTGGCCTCCGGCTCCGGCCTGCAGGTGCTGGCCCGGCTGCGCCGCTCCGGCTTCATGGGCCGGGTGATGGTGCTGACCGCCCAGGCCCTGGACGCCTACCGCCAGGCCTGCGAGGACGCCGGCGCCGACGGCTTCTACGACAAGGCCAGCGGCCTGGACAACCTGTTCGACGACCTGGCCAATCTGGTCGGCATCGAGCGCGAGGCCGGTCCCAAGACCGCGCCGGCGATGCTGCTGCGCGACGGCCTGACCGGCATCTACAGCCAGAGCGCCCTGATCGAGCGCCTGGACCAGGCCACCAAGATGGCGGCGCGCGACGATCAGGAGCTGGCCGTCTATGTGCTGATGCTGAGGGGCCTGAACGCGCTGCGCGAGGCCCAGGGCGAAACCGGGGTCGACAGCGTGATGCGCGAGACCGCTGCCCGGCTGGCCCAATGCAGCACGCCGGCCGATGTGCTGGCGCGCCATGCCGAGGACCAGTTCTCGCTGGTGCTGACCCGGGTCGAGTCGGCCGCCGAGGCCGCCCTGTTCGCCCAGCGCCTGAACACCCTGATGGGCCAGCCCTTCGAGATCAAGGGCCTGCAGCTGAGCATGCCCTCCGAGCTGGGCGTGGCCCTGTTCCCCCGCGACGCGATCTCGGCGCGCGCCCTGCTGACCCTGGCCGAGGCGGACGCCTATGGCACCCAGCAGCCGCGCCCCGGCTCGGCCTTCACCCAGTAA
- a CDS encoding response regulator transcription factor, with the protein MMPKRTILVVDDHPIMRVGVRQLILAEWPDAEILEATTIAQALTLGQPAALDVVVLDLSLPDATGTEGASRILRALKGVPVLVLSLNAESAYAARLLQMGVSGYLPKDRAGDELVSALHRLLSGGRYVTAAMADHLLGLLSGQTPNQLPHEQLSAQEHRVMLLIAAGRTPAEIADIMHLSVKTVGTYRARILEKAGWKNNTDLTKYCVQHGLTDPV; encoded by the coding sequence ATGATGCCGAAGAGAACGATTCTCGTGGTCGACGACCATCCGATCATGCGCGTCGGCGTGCGCCAGCTGATCCTGGCGGAATGGCCCGATGCCGAGATCCTCGAGGCCACCACGATCGCCCAGGCGCTGACCCTGGGCCAGCCGGCCGCGCTGGACGTGGTGGTGCTGGACCTGTCCCTGCCCGATGCCACCGGCACCGAGGGCGCCAGCCGCATCCTGCGCGCGCTCAAGGGCGTGCCGGTGCTGGTGCTGAGCCTGAACGCCGAATCGGCCTATGCCGCGCGGCTGCTGCAGATGGGCGTTTCCGGCTATCTGCCCAAGGACCGCGCCGGCGACGAGCTGGTCAGCGCGCTGCACCGGCTGCTGTCCGGCGGGCGCTATGTCACCGCCGCGATGGCCGACCACCTGCTGGGCCTCTTGTCCGGGCAGACGCCGAACCAGTTGCCGCATGAGCAGCTCTCGGCCCAGGAGCACCGGGTGATGTTGCTGATCGCCGCCGGCCGCACACCGGCCGAGATCGCCGACATCATGCACCTCTCGGTCAAGACCGTGGGCACCTACCGCGCCCGCATCCTCGAGAAGGCCGGCTGGAAGAACAACACCGACCTGACCAAATACTGTGTCCAGCATGGCCTCACCGATCCCGTGTAA
- a CDS encoding CHASE3 domain-containing protein, whose product MRISSFPLAFGLLLSGCIAFVAMAWGEHLSLQELARRSDAQAHALQTQLQVRKVGALLVDIETGQRGFIITGQSAFLEPYEQARLDLARSYGELKIRLMQGEAPPPSTAALEALITRRIAQVERNVALRWQQGEAVLKDLSGYVSGKQLMDEIRHELARLEAQQAALVKQTQAETAIVRKRTTELASLLSGVGVLLIAGALLALLLERRRRDRAEQALLAANSHLESTVAERTAALSAALARIQSFTAELDRGIEAERRELAREVHDQMGQIGTATKMLVLALRKKLAPAKEEMLDELLTLADEMIMVARQISATLRPPLLDDLGLAAAVAHYAKTLERQGELAVQLDLRDEDRLSAEQRNQLFRILQEATTNVLRHARASRLRIAGQAGDSSYGLVIEDDGVGPGPVRPDASGLRNMRERASLAGGSLQFGPGHEGGSRIDVCLPLAVRRLGEEVEG is encoded by the coding sequence ATGCGCATCTCGTCGTTTCCTCTGGCCTTCGGTTTGCTGTTGAGCGGTTGCATCGCCTTCGTCGCGATGGCCTGGGGCGAGCATCTCAGCCTGCAGGAGCTGGCCCGGCGCAGCGACGCGCAGGCCCATGCCCTGCAGACCCAGCTGCAGGTGCGCAAGGTCGGCGCGCTGCTGGTCGACATCGAAACCGGCCAGCGCGGCTTCATCATCACCGGCCAGAGCGCCTTCCTGGAGCCCTACGAGCAGGCCCGGCTCGACCTGGCGCGCAGCTATGGCGAGCTGAAGATCCGCCTGATGCAGGGCGAGGCGCCGCCGCCCTCGACCGCGGCGCTGGAGGCACTGATCACGCGCCGCATCGCCCAGGTCGAGCGCAATGTGGCGCTGCGCTGGCAGCAGGGCGAGGCGGTGCTGAAGGACCTGTCCGGCTATGTCTCGGGCAAGCAGCTGATGGACGAGATCCGCCATGAGCTGGCCCGGCTGGAGGCGCAGCAGGCCGCGCTGGTCAAGCAGACCCAGGCCGAGACCGCGATCGTGCGCAAGCGCACCACCGAGCTGGCCAGCCTGCTCAGCGGGGTCGGCGTGCTGCTGATCGCCGGCGCGCTGCTGGCCCTGCTGCTGGAGCGGCGCCGGCGCGATCGCGCCGAGCAGGCCCTGCTGGCGGCCAACAGCCATCTGGAATCCACCGTGGCCGAGCGCACCGCGGCGCTGAGCGCCGCGCTGGCACGCATCCAGAGCTTCACGGCCGAGCTGGACCGCGGCATCGAGGCCGAGCGCCGCGAGCTGGCGCGCGAGGTGCACGACCAGATGGGCCAGATCGGCACGGCCACCAAGATGCTGGTGCTGGCGCTGCGCAAGAAGCTGGCGCCGGCCAAGGAGGAGATGCTGGACGAGTTGCTGACCCTGGCCGACGAGATGATCATGGTGGCGCGCCAGATCTCCGCCACCCTGCGCCCGCCGCTGCTGGACGACCTGGGCCTGGCCGCCGCGGTGGCCCATTACGCGAAGACGCTGGAGCGCCAGGGCGAGCTGGCGGTGCAGCTGGACCTGCGCGACGAGGACCGGCTCAGCGCCGAGCAGCGCAACCAGCTGTTCCGCATCCTGCAGGAGGCCACCACCAATGTGCTGCGCCATGCGCGCGCCAGCCGGCTGCGCATCGCCGGCCAGGCCGGCGACAGCAGCTATGGCCTGGTGATCGAGGACGACGGCGTCGGCCCCGGCCCGGTGCGCCCCGACGCCTCGGGCCTGCGCAATATGCGCGAGCGCGCCAGCCTGGCCGGCGGCAGCCTGCAGTTCGGCCCCGGGCATGAGGGCGGTTCCCGCATCGATGTCTGTCTGCCGCTGGCGGTGCGCCGCCTCGGCGAGGAAGTGGAGGGATGA